CGACTGGTTAATGAAAGGTTATCCTATGGATAGCGGCTACGCTGTAAAGCGCGTTAACCCAATTCGGTAAGATCAAGCGCATCCAGAAGTGCATAACGTGCCGATCTGACACTGTTTTTCAGTGTGTCACTGCCCAAATCAGCGGGATCGATTTGATCGGGCCAATTTGCCGCAATAACCGACTCGAGCAGATCGGCCTTGGCTTCATTGAGCATGAAGCGCGGGTTGACCGTTGTCGGGTCGCACACCACTCGCAGCCGCAAACACGCGGGTCCGCCGCCATTGGCCATCGATTGACGCACATCGACCGGGATGACTTCGCGGATGGGGCCGTTGCCGGCCATCATAGCCTCGCACCAGCTCCACACCGCTTTGCTCTCGCGGCATTCCTCCGGCACGATCAACGCCATTCCGCCGTCTGGCAGAGTGAGCAATTGTGCGTTGAACAGGTAAGTCTTGATCGCTTCGGCAAGGCTCACTGCGCTATCGGGCACTTCCACCACTTGCAGCGATGGAAAGGCTGCGCGCATCGCATCGTAGGCGCCTTGGCGATCAGCGAAAGCAAGCTCGTGCGCGAACACCACAGATTCATTGGCGACCGCCACGACATCATTGTGGAACGCACCAGCCTCAATCGCGGCCGGGTTCTGCTCGATAAAGACGGCGCGTGCGGGATCTAGCCCGTGCAGCCTCGCCACCGCGCGGCTGGCCTGTTCATGCTGGCGCGCAGGGAATTTGCCGCCCGGGCGCCCATAGACGAACACCTCCACACCCGCTTCGCCATGTTTCTCGCAAAGGCGCATATGGTTCGCTGCACCTTCATCACCGAACGTTGGTGGCACGGCGTCATGGACTGTGAAGTGGTTCGCATCGCCAAAGGCAATGTCGAGCTGCGCCTTGGTATCGGGCCATTCCTGGCCGCGATGGAGCATTGTCACAAGGTTGGCCGGGGTCAGGTGGCATTTGCCGTCGGCTGTATCCGCAGCCGGGCTGATCGTTGCCGCATTGGCCGTCCACATACTGCTGGCAGACCATGCCGCGGCGAGCAGCGCTCGCTCGGCAGTCTCGTCAACCGCCAGTGACCGGAGCAAGCCATCATTGGGGCGGGGCAGGGGAAGCAAGAATCCCTGCACACCCAGTCGCGCCAAGTTTCCGCGCATCTTGGCCACACCTTGAAGCGCCGCCGCACGCGGATAAGATGCGTCGCCCTTGTGGCTCGCGCTGGCGATATTGCCCAGGCTGAGGCCAGCATAATTGTGCGAGGGGCCAACGATCCCGTCAAAATTGATCTCGACGTGATGGCTCATCGCGCCACGCTCCAAACCTTGTCGCCCGCTTTCACGTCCAGCACATCGGCGGCTTGCGCATCGATGGAGATCGTGCCGTCTTCGTTGAGTGCACGTGCGCCATAGCAGGCACGGAAGTTACTGAGCTTGCCGGTCGCCAAAATTGCGCGTTCACCCTCGGGCAGATTGATATCGGCGATCTGGCGTTGCTCGCTCTCTTTCACGCTCTTGATGTCATCGGTGCGTGCGATCATCGTAGGGCCACCGTCGAAGATATCGACATAGCCTTCATACCGTAGCCCTTCGTTTTCCAGCATCCGCATGGCTGCACGGCCGGTCGGGTGCGGCACGCCGATCACGTTGCGCGCATCGTCGTTAAGCATCGCGACATAGACCGGGTGCTTGGGCATCAAATCGGCGATGAACTGATTGCCGTTGATCGCGTTGAAATAGTCAGCTTCTGCAAAGCCCATGCCGAAAAATCGGCCAGCGACTCCATCCCAAAAGGGTGAGCCGCCGCGTTCATCAATGATCCCGCGCAATTCGGCCAAGGTGCGCTCTGCAAATCGCGCCCTATGCATGGCGATAAAGAGATAGCGGCTGCGTGCAAGCAGCAGACCAAGCCCTCCGGCACGCTCATTCGGGTGCAGGAACAGCCCGCCGACTTCGCTTGAGCCCTCTAGATCGGTAACAAGGCTGAGCAACTCTGCCCGGACGGTACGGTCCAGTTCTTGCGAGTACTGTGTCAGCGTGTTCAATCGGTATGAGTAGAATGGCCATTGTTGGCCGACTTGCGTCATCAGTTGGCACGTGCCGCGGATCGCGCCAGTTTGCGCGTTCTCCAGCACCAGCACGAATTGTTCGTCGGCGATTTCGTCTTCATCTCGTGCAAAGGCTTCGCTGGCGCGGTCGAGCTTTGCGCCCAGAGCGGCACGATCGGGCGGGAGATTGGTAAATCCGCCCCCGGTTAGCTTCGCCATTTCGTATAGCGGCTCAAGGTCATCGGCGCGCGCGGCGCGCAAGCGGAAAGTCAATGCAATTCTCCGTTCGCAATACGGCTGATCACCAGCGCGCTGAGCGCTGCGCGCTCGACCAGACTTGGCACAATCAGAAATTCATCCGGGCTGTGGATCGCCCCTCCGCGCACACCCATAGTATCGACCACGGGGACGCCGCAAGCTGCGATATTGTTGCCATCGCAAACACCGCCGGTTGACTGCCATTTGATGGTTTGACCCAGTTCTTCGCCGCACGCTTTGACGAGGTCGAACAGAGCTTGCGCGCGGACATCAACCGGCTTGGGTGGTCGAGTCACGCCCCCGTGTCGATGGATGCCTACCTCGTGATCGTTTTCAATTGAAGCTAAGACACCAGCAAGATCTCGGTCGAACCCTTCCATCGCTTCGGTAGACTTGGGCCGGATGTTGAAGCGCAGCACAGCATGATCGGGCACGACATTGTTAGCTGCGCCTCCTTCCAGCTTGGCCGGATTGATCGTGATATCCTCTCGCTCCATGTCCTTGAGGCGCAGGATCAGATCAGCCGCCGCGACAATCGCGTTGCGGCCTTCATGCGGATTGCGGCCAGCATGCGCGCTCTTGCCGGTGAATGTGATCGAGTAATTGCCTGTGCCGCCGCGTGCATGCGCCAAAGTGCCATCGGGCAATGCGGCTGGCTCATAGGTCAATGCGGCGAGCTTGCCTTGAGCCAGCTCCGCAATCAGTGCCGACGACGCGAGCGATCCTGTCTCTTCGTCAGAATTGATCAGAACATCGTAGCCCAGCGATCCAATCGTTCCGCTGGCTTCCGCAGCCAGCAACGCATGCAGCATGACAGCGATCCCGCCTTTCATGTCCGCGACGCCTGGACCATTCAACGTTTCATCATCAAGCCATGTTTGACCCTGAAAGGCGTGATCGGCCGGAAAGACCGTGTCCATATGGCCGGTGAAGAGCAATCGTCGATTGGCCGTGGGGCGTACGCGCAGCACCATGTGCTGGCCATGCGGCTTTTCGAATTCGTTGCCCGCAGCATCAATCGCGGTCACGGTTGCCGGATCGACCAATTCGACCTCTCCAGGCAAAACGGAGAAAGCATCGGCCAATGCGTCAGCCTGTTTGGCGAGACCGTCTAGATTAGCAGTACCGGTGTTGGTTGAGCTCCAATCTTGAACCTGCTGAAGCATCACGGCGGCATCGATCTGATGTTTTAGAGCAGCAGCGGTGGCGGATTGATTTTGTTGCATATGAAACCGCTCTAGCCGTGCCGTAACGTCAGGCCAAGCCGTGTCTTCGGTTATCGCCAGCGCGCGGTTGCAATTGGTCTGAGCATTGGCCATAGGCGCGTTCGTCCTCCTCCCCAGGACACGATCACTCTATCGCGTTTATGAGGACCAAATGACCGATCATGTTTCCCGCGCTGGCGTTTCGATTGACGCGAAGCTTGCGACCTTCCTTGAATCCGAAGTGCTGACGCCGCTTGGCCGCGACGTTGATGCTTTTTGGCAGGGATTTGCCACGCTGCTGGAGATATTCGCACCGCGCAATGAAGCTCTGCTGCTGAAGCGTGAGGACCTGCAGGCCACGATCGATAGCTGGCATAAAGAGCATGCAGGGCAGCCGCACAACCCCGCCGAGTATAAGGCGTTTCTGGAGCGGATCGGGTATCTGGTTCCCGAGCCGGGTGACTTCACCATCGGCACTGAAAATGTCGATGCAGAGATTGCCACCATGGCGGGCCCGCAGCTGGTGGTGCCGGTGCTTAATGCACGCTTCCTTTTGAACGCCGCCAATGCGCGCTGGGGCAGCCTGTATGACGCATTCTATGGCACCGATGCGCTTGACGCGCCACCAGCCCGCCCGGGTGGTTATGATGAGGAACGCGGCGCGGCGGTGATCAAGAGCGGACGCGAATTCCTCGACGAAGCGCTTCCTCTGGTTGATCAGAGCTGGGCAGATCTTGCCGATGAGAACGACGGCAAGCTGCAGGATGAAAGCCAGTATGTCGGCAAGACTGAAAAGGGCTTGCTGTTCGTAAACAATGGCTTGCACATCGAAGTTGAGTTCGACCGTGAACATCCTGTCGGCAAGACTGACAAGGCAGGCATCGCTGACATCATTTGCGAGAGCGCGCTGACTACCATTTGCGATTGCGAGGATTCGGTCGCTGCTGTCGACGCCGAAGACAAGCTGCTCGCTTACACCAATTGGCTTGGCGTCATTCGAGGCGACCTGCAGGAAAGCTTTGAAAAAGGCGGCACCACTCTCACGCGCAAGTTGGCTGGAGACAAGGCGTACACGGATCGCGAAGGCAATGCGCAAAGCCTTGCAGGCCGCAGCCTGCTGTTCGTGCGCAATGTCGGCCATTTGATGACCAATCCGGCGATCATCCTTCCCAACGGCCGCGAAGTGCCTGAAGGCATTATGGATGCGGTCTTCACCAGCGCGATCGGCACGCTCGATGTTGAAGGGCACGCCAAATACGGCAACTCAAAGCACGGCAGCATCTATATCGTGAAGCCCAAGATGCACGGGCCGGAAGAATGTGCTTTCACCAATGACCTGTTCGATGCAGTGGAAGATCTGCTGGGCCTCAAACGCCACACGATAAAGGTCGGCGTGATGGACGAGGAGCGCCGCACCAGCGCGAACCTTGGCGCGTGTATCGAAGCGGTGAAAGACCGCGTGGTCTTCATCAACACCGGCTTCCTCGATCGCACGGGCGACGAGATCCACACCTCGATGCAGGCTGGCCCGATGATCCGCAAGGCGGAGATGAAGACCAGCAAGTGGCTGACGGCCTATGAAAAGCGCAATGTTGCAATCGGCCTCAAACATGGTCTTTCGGGCCGCGCGCAAATCGGCAAGGGGATGTGGCCTGCGCCCGATCTGATGAAACAGATGATGGTGGAGAAGATCGGCCATCTCAAAGCGGGCGCGAACACCGCTTGGGTCCCATCTCCGACGGCTGCGACGCTCCACGCGCTTCATTACCATCAGTGCGATATCTTTGCTGAGCAACCCAACGTTACTGAAGTGCCGCCGCTCGACGATTTGCTGGCAATTCCTCTGGCAGAAGGCACCAATTGGTCCGAAGACGAACTGCGCGAGGAGCTCGATAACAATGCGCAGGGCCTATTGGGCTATGTTGTGCGCTGGATCGACCAGGGTGTGGGTTGTTCGAAGGTGCCCGACATCAACGACGTAGGCTTGATGGAAGACCGCGCGACGCTTCGCATCAGCTCACAGCATATGGCGAACTGGCTGCACCACGGCGTTGTGACCAAGGATCAAGTTATGGATAGCCTGCGCCGGATGGCGGCCAAGGTCGATGCGCAGAACGCCGGCGATCCACTCTACACACCCTTGGTAGGTAACGAGGATGGCGAAGCTTTCCGTGCGGCCTGCGATCTGGTGTTCAAAGGTGTCGAGCAGCCTTCTGGTTATACCGAGCCATTACTGCACCAATGGCGATTGGAGAAGAAGGCGGGGTGACGAGGTTCAGGCAGAGCTGCTGCTGGCAACCTGCCGCCGGGAAATAATTCCGCTGCCGGATGGATGCGCTGATACCAGCAATCCGCTCCGCTTGCGGCCCATCTGAATGTTTCCAGCATTTGCGACAGGCCCGGCCTGTTTTACGCGTGAGCCAGCGATCGCCATCAACCGGTTCGCTCCGAGGCAACGCTCGAACTGAATTCCGCAAGCTGTATCGCTTGTCCAGATGACCTTGCAGAAGATTTCTTCGTCGCCCAGCACAAGCCAGCCTGTAACGCCTTCTTTGGGGACATTGTCTGCCTCCAGTTTGGCGCCATTATCTGAAATATTTGCCATCCGACAGGGTCGGTCGCCCGTTACCGTGCGCAAAATTGCCGGAATATCAATTGTAAAGCGGGCGGAGCGTCGGCGCTCCGTCGCTGCGGCCTGCTGCCGCGATTCGAGGAAACTCATTGCGTATCGGGCTCCCGTCCATTTTCTCAACGAGCTTTCTTGTGCGAAAATGAATGACGCCAGGTTGGCGCACATGTTTAATTGAAATTAACCAATTGCGCGGGCGAGCGCGACAAATTCGCTGACGCTGACCGTTTCTGCTCGGCGCGTTGACTCAATCCCTACCTTCTCCAATGCCTCAAGTGCTCCTGATACGGATTTAAGGCTTTGACGAAGCATTTTGCGGCGCTGTCCGAAGGCGGCTTCGGTCAAACGCTCCAATGTGCGGGCATTAACACCCTCAGGCGCTGTTTCGGGGGTCACATGGACGACCGCACTCATCACCTTCGGTGGCGGGGTAAAAGCGCTTCGATGTACCTTCATCGCCAGTTTGGCTCGGCAGCGCCACTGCGCCAGAACGGCTAGCCGTCCGTAGGCGCCGCTGCCTTCCTTGGCGGCGATCCGCTGTGCGACCTCCAGCTGGAACATCAAGGTCAGTGACTGCCATTGCGGGGGCCATCGGTCACTGGTCAGCCAATTTACGAACAAGGCGGTGCCGACATTGTAGGGAAGGTTTGCGACAACATGAAACGGTATACCTTCCATGAGATCACCATGATTGAGCTTCATGGCATCGCCTTCGACTACCGTCAGCTTGCCAGGATAGAATTCGCTAAGCTCGGCAAGCGCGGGTAAACAACGACTATCCATCTCAATCGCGGTAACTTGCGCACCTGCCTTAAGTAGCGCGCGGGTCAATCCCCCGGGACCGGGACCAATTTCGAGCACGCGCTGCCCTTTAAGGTCGCCCGGAATGGCTGCAATGCGGTCCAGCAGCTGCGCATCAAACAGGAAATTCTGACCCAGAGCTTTGGAAGCGCTGAGGCCGTGTTTGGCGATAACCTCGCGCAATGGAGGCAGATCACGCACCATGGTTGCGCCGCTCCGCCATTTCCCCCGCCATGCGGATCGCGGCGATCATTGCGCCGGGATTGGCGATCCCCTGTCCCGCGATATCGAACGCGGTACCATGATCGGGCGAGGTGCGGATAATCGGCAGGCCAAGCGTGACATTGACGCCCTGATCAAAGTCGAGGGTCTTGACCGGAATCAACGCTTGATCGTGATACATGCATAGCGCCACATCGAACCCATCGCGGCTGTGCGGGCTGAATAAAGCGTCCGCGGGATGAGGCCCGGTTGCATCGATACCTTCATTGACGAGCTGCCTGATGGCAGGGGCGATGATATCCTGATCTTCGCTGCCGAATTTGCCGTCTTCACCAGCATGTGGGTTCAAGCCTGTAACTGCAAGGCGTGGTTTTTCGACACCGAAATACCTTTGAAGCGCTGCGGCGACAATGCGACCGCGCGAGGCAATCAGGTCAACGCTGAGCAAACCGGGCACTTCGGCAAGGGAGCAATGCACTGTCAGCGGAACTGCGCGAAGGTTTGGTCCTGCGAGCATCATGACCGAAGCATCTGCTGGCAAGCCGCACGCAACGGCTAGAAATTCGGTCTGGCCGGGCTGTTCAAATCCCACGGCTTCGAGAAGCTTCTTTGCAATCGGAGCGGTCACTACAGCACTTGCCTCACCATTCACCGCTAAATGCGTGGCCTGGGTCAGAGATTGAAGGGCAAGCTGTGCACCATCGATGTCAGGCGAGCCGGGTCGATAGCTGACATCGGAATCGCCAAGCACAGCCAGAGCCGAATTGCATACCGTTGAGGCTTCACCAATCGAACCAATTTCTGCGATGGGGCAGCCGACGCCCAGCTTGGCCGCTGCTCCGCGTAAAATATCGGCACCGCTTGTCACCGCGAACGGTGGCAGGCCTGCCTCCGCACGCATAAGCCAGGCGCGGACGATGATTTCAGGGCCAATCCCTGCTGGATCACCCAGCGATATTGCAATCGGAGGTGGCTTACCGGCGTTGCTCAATTGTAGTCGATGTAGGCGTCATTGCGCAGATCGCGAAGGTAGCGCTGAGCGCGCTTGTTGATCCGCTCATCTTCCAGTTGAGTCATCATCTGGTCGAACGATGGTCCGCCAACAACCTCTGGATCATCACGACCACAAAGCATCAGAACGCGAACGCCTTCCTCAATCGAACCGAACGGCGGCGTTGATTGCCCGACCTGTAGGTTCAGCACGATATTCTGAAGCTGTTCAGGCAGAGAACGGGCGCGGATCTGGTCATTTGTGACTACTGACGCGCCCAGTGAACCGGCTACCGCATCAGCATCGCCGCAGCCGCGCATATTCTGCACGCCGGTGGCAAAAGTCTGAACCTGCTGCGCGGCAATCTCTTCAGTGATGCCCGGCGCGAAGTTAATAGATATCTGCTTCAGGCTAAGCACTGCATCACGCGGGTCGGCCATTAGGACCTGACGCTTGTCGATTAGATAAAGAATTGAGAAACCGCCCGGGATCTCTATCGGGCCTGCCAGCTGTCCGGCTTGCATGCCAGCCGCAACGCTGGCTAGTTCAGGCGGTAATTGCCCGAGCCTTACGAAGCCAAGATCGCCTCCAACTGCCGCAGTGGAAGCCTGCGAGAATTGACGGGCATAGGCAACAAAACTGCCGCCTTCGCGCAGCTGCTGCATGATCTGTTGTCCATTCTCTAGAACTGCGTTGCGGTTCTCTGGCGTTGCAGCAAGGAAGATCTCACCGAGACGATATTCTTCCGTGCCGCGCGATTCCTCCATCCTTTTGAGGACTTCGTTCACTTCCTCTTCGGACACGTTGACAAAGGGCGAAATGTTTCGGCGCAGCAGGTTTGACCAGGCGAGTTCGCCTTCGATCTGACGCTTGAGCGAAGCCGGCGACGACCCGATAGAGATCAGGTAATCGTCCATCGCACTTGGATCCTGGCCAAAGTTTTGCGCTGCCAGCGTGTTATAGCGATCGTCGACCTCGGCGCGCGTCACCTCGATTTCCTGGGCTGCGGCAGCCTGAATCTGCAGTGTCTCGTCAATCAGATTGCGCAGAACCTGCATCTGCAAACGCCTGAGCTCTTCTTCGGTCAGCTGATTGTTAGACGCCGACGTGACCAATGCGACCCGCTGATCGACATCGGTGCCCGTGATGACATGCCCGTTAACGATGGCCGTCGCGGTACGGACATTGGGGTTTGCTTCGCCCAGTAGAGATATATTTGCTGGTATACCCAGCGGATCATCTGCGGCTGGCGCATTCTGCGCATTTGCTGCAGTTGGGATCATTGCAAACGCAATGAATGAAAAAAGACAATTTTTCAATGTTTTACTTGTCACGTATTTAATCCATTTGCTGCGCGCTTGGCGCACCCACTTGATCTCGGCCATTTGGCAAGAACAGGCTTAACCCTAGCTGAGCCGGGCAAGACCCCCTTACGTCCATGCGCCAGATAACCACTTTGCGCGGCGCTGCCAACGGTTGAGGCGCGACTAACGTGTACTTATCGCAATCCCAGATTGCGAAGCGCGAAGGTGAGCTGGAATGTATCGCCGCGCTCCGCATCGCCTGCGGTGACATAATCGCGCCGCCAGGTTAGGCCGAACTCTAGGCACTCATCACGATAAGCGATGCCTAAACGCGTGCGGATCGGCTCAAAGCCGTCGCTTGAGAACGTGGGGTCTTCATTGCGATCGGTCAGGTTGACCACGCCTGATCCAAAGATGGACCAGTAGCGGGCAAATGCCACGCGCGCCGCGGCGCGAAGCTCTTCACGGTCTTGTAAATCTTCGAAATCTTCGATGTCGCGATTGAGGCGTAGATAGCCCAGTTCGACATAGGTTCGCGCGTTGCCAATCGTTGCGTCAAATTCATTGCGTCGGATCTGCAAATTGTCCTTATCGATGCGGAATCGGTGCGTGAGCTTGACAGTATCCTTGAAGCGAAGCTCAGTGCGACCAACGAAATCGGAAACACGTTCGGACAGGCCAGTCCCGTCAGGCAGGATCGTGCGTTGTGTGTCGAACCGATATGATTGCCCGACGGTGCTTTTTACCCGCCATCCCGGCCGCTGAAGCTCCCAATCAAGGCCATAGGTCAAGCGCACACCGTCTTCGACGCGATCATATCCCGGGAAACGGTTGAGCGCGAAAAGATTTGAGTCTTCCAGATCGATCGCGCGCGAATCCTCGTTGGGAATCTCAAGATTGCGGATCGCCGGACTTGCAACCAGCTGCAAGCGCGGCTTGATCACCTGTGTACCGCCGAAGGCTTTGCCTACGAACGGCCATTCGACATCAATTGCGCCAATTGCGATTCCGCGGCCCTGCCATCCCTCATTGCCGCGGTAGATTTCTGTAGTGGTGAAGCCATTCTCATCGCTGTGATAAACATCGCCGCGCGCGAGTGCACTGAAAGTCACTACCTGGCCAAGGCCCGTTAGGCGGCGCAAATCCCAACGCGCCCCCGCAAACGCCCGCTGGGTATCCTGACCCTCATCCCTCACCAGACTAAGCGTATTGGCTTGAAGCTCGACTGTCCCGCCCAAAACTGGGTCCGCCAGCCGGTGCCGAAAATCAATAATTGGAAGCGCCATCGGCACTTGCCCTTGCCGGGCCTCCAGCCGCAAGGTCTGCGTTGCCCATCCTGCGAGTGAGAAATAGGTCTGATCGTTGACGCGCTCTATATTGAAGGTCGAACGCAAACGATCATCACGGCTAATATCGTAACGGCGCAGGAAAGTCCGGTCGCTAGCAAGCCGCACCGATCCGCTAAGGCTCCATTCCGGGTCAAATTGAAACCGGCCATTGGCAAACAGATAACCGCGCAAATCGCGCTCAGTCGTTGGGTTGCCTGTGAAGGTTGAGATGCGGCGGCTATGCGTTCCGTAACCTTTGACCTGATAGGCACCCTTGCTGGTCAGGTGACGCCACTCCGCAGAAATCAGTGGTGTCGCTTGCGTGAAGAAACGGGCGCCGAGAGTAAGATCCTTGTTTTCGGCGAGCCTCCAATAATAGCTTCCGCTGACTTCGACGCCGTTTGATTCGGAGATCCGCAGGTCAGGGACCAGGAAGCCGGAAATCGCACTGCCATCAGTGCGAAAGGCCAGACCGGGCATAGGGAGGATACGCGCGCCAAAAAGTTCCAGTACCGCGCCGTCAAAACTCACCGTGCTGTCATCCGGATTATAGATGATCCGGCTGGCTGTGATCCGCCAGCTTGGCGTCTTGTTGCATCCTTCCAGCGTAGTGACAGGACAAGCTGTGTAGGCGGCATCGTTCAGGATCACATCACCATCCGAGCCGCGCTGGCCGCCACGTGCGGCCAAACGGCCGCCTGCACGCAGCGAGACCAACAATTCATCAATCGCACCTGCTTCAAACCGCTCTGTCAGTTCCAAGGAGTCAGTAAACAGCTGATTGCCGCTTGAATCCACCAGTCTGACATTGCCGCTTGCATAGATGGTTCGACTTTGCCGGTCCCAAGAGATCTGGTCTGCCCGCACCGAGTTATCTTCGCTAGACAGCAGCACGTTGCCGCTGGCAATGATGACTTCTCCGTCCCCCTCGTTGTCATATTCGAGGTTATCTGCCTCGAAACCGATGATCCGGCTGTTCACTACAGAAGGTAGAGCATCGGGATCGAGCTGCGTTACCTGCTCTTCAATCGGTTTTATCGCGTCAGGCGCTATGCTGGCATCATCCTGCGCAAGCGCCGGATGCGCGGCCAGCGCGAACGCAATGGCGGCCGCCAGCGCGCCCAGCGACAATTTTACTCGTGATCTGGCGGGCAGAAGAGACTGCGGCAGCGGGGACATGGCTTGCCTATCGCACTGCTCGCGCCTAATCGCAATCGCGATTGGCCGTACCGTTCCACAATGGTGTTCAATCGGCCACATAAGCACTCGCAGAAAACCTGTCCGGAGCCATCATGCAAATCCAGTTTTCCGATACTTCACCCGCAGATACCAGCCTGATTGCCTACATCGCAAACAAGGATGATCTGCCAACCCGGCTTGAACGTGCAATTGTCGAAGGTGCGGCGGCTGCTCGCTTCAAAGGTAGTCCCGGCCAGTTCTTTGAGGGGTTCGTTGAGCGCGAGGACAAGGTTGTGCGGGTCGCCTTGGCTGGAGCTGGAAATCCAGACGCGGAGCCGCATAGACGCGAGGAGGCATTGGAGAAAGCCGGTGCGGTGCTGGCGGCGAAATATCTAACATCTGGCGAACGCGATCTGGTGCTGGATTTTGCGAGCAGCGATCTGGATGCAGCGGGCGCAGCATCGGTGTTGTTGGGATTGCGCCTTCGTAGCTGGCGGCATGACGCATACCGCACAAAGCTGAAAGATGAGCAGAAGAAATCCTTGAGTCAGGTTACGGTGGTGAACGCTCCGGCTGGAACAGAGGGGGCATGGGAAGACGCGGCAGCTGTCGCGGAAGGCACAGAATTCAGCCGCCATCTCGCCGCCGAGCCACCTAACAAACTTTACCCTGTAAGCTTTGTTGAGCTGTGCAAAGATCGCTTTGCAGGCACCGGTGCCGAGTTGATCGTGCTTGATGAAGAACAGATGGCAGAACTCGGCATGGGCGCGCTGCTTGGCGTGGGTCAAGGCAGTGAACAGCCTTCGCGTATTCTCGCGATCAAGTGGGATGGCGGCAAGGAAGGCGAAGCGCCAATTGCATTCGTCGGCAAAGGTGTGACCTTCGATACGGGCGGCATCTCACTGAAGCCTCCTGTTGGCATGTGGGACATGAAATGGGACATGGGCGGCTCTGGCGCGGTCGCAGGCGCCATGCTCGCACTGGTCAAGCGTAAGGCCAAGGCCAACATTGTCGGCGTCGTCGGCCTGGTTGAAAACATGCCGGATGGCAATGCGCAGCGCCCCGGCGATATTGTAACTTCGATGAGCGGACAAACGATTGAGGTGCTCAATACCGACGCTGAAGGGCGGCTGGTGCTGTGCGACGCGCTGACTTGGACGCAGAGGACTTTCAAGCCCTCGCGAATCGTTGATCTTGCTACGTTGACAGGCGCGATGTTGATCGCCTTGGGCAAGGAACATGGCGGCATGTTCGCCAATGATGACGATTTGGCTGATGATCTGGCAGCGGCCGGTAAGCAGGTGGGCGACAAACTGTGGCGTCTGCCGCTGGGCGCGGAATATGACAAGCTGATCAACTCGCCGATCTGCGACATGAAGAACATCGGCCCGCGCGAAGGTGGATCGATCACAGCGGCGCAGTTCCTGCAACGCTTTATCGAGAATGATACGCCTTGGGCGCATCTGGATATCGCGGGCATGGTCTGGTCAGACAAGCCGGGTCGTACCTGGGATAAAGGC
The Altererythrobacter ishigakiensis genome window above contains:
- the rsmA gene encoding 16S rRNA (adenine(1518)-N(6)/adenine(1519)-N(6))-dimethyltransferase RsmA, which produces MRDLPPLREVIAKHGLSASKALGQNFLFDAQLLDRIAAIPGDLKGQRVLEIGPGPGGLTRALLKAGAQVTAIEMDSRCLPALAELSEFYPGKLTVVEGDAMKLNHGDLMEGIPFHVVANLPYNVGTALFVNWLTSDRWPPQWQSLTLMFQLEVAQRIAAKEGSGAYGRLAVLAQWRCRAKLAMKVHRSAFTPPPKVMSAVVHVTPETAPEGVNARTLERLTEAAFGQRRKMLRQSLKSVSGALEALEKVGIESTRRAETVSVSEFVALARAIG
- a CDS encoding N-succinylarginine dihydrolase; the encoded protein is MSHHVEINFDGIVGPSHNYAGLSLGNIASASHKGDASYPRAAALQGVAKMRGNLARLGVQGFLLPLPRPNDGLLRSLAVDETAERALLAAAWSASSMWTANAATISPAADTADGKCHLTPANLVTMLHRGQEWPDTKAQLDIAFGDANHFTVHDAVPPTFGDEGAANHMRLCEKHGEAGVEVFVYGRPGGKFPARQHEQASRAVARLHGLDPARAVFIEQNPAAIEAGAFHNDVVAVANESVVFAHELAFADRQGAYDAMRAAFPSLQVVEVPDSAVSLAEAIKTYLFNAQLLTLPDGGMALIVPEECRESKAVWSWCEAMMAGNGPIREVIPVDVRQSMANGGGPACLRLRVVCDPTTVNPRFMLNEAKADLLESVIAANWPDQIDPADLGSDTLKNSVRSARYALLDALDLTELG
- a CDS encoding hydrolase, giving the protein MLQQVQDWSSTNTGTANLDGLAKQADALADAFSVLPGEVELVDPATVTAIDAAGNEFEKPHGQHMVLRVRPTANRRLLFTGHMDTVFPADHAFQGQTWLDDETLNGPGVADMKGGIAVMLHALLAAEASGTIGSLGYDVLINSDEETGSLASSALIAELAQGKLAALTYEPAALPDGTLAHARGGTGNYSITFTGKSAHAGRNPHEGRNAIVAAADLILRLKDMEREDITINPAKLEGGAANNVVPDHAVLRFNIRPKSTEAMEGFDRDLAGVLASIENDHEVGIHRHGGVTRPPKPVDVRAQALFDLVKACGEELGQTIKWQSTGGVCDGNNIAACGVPVVDTMGVRGGAIHSPDEFLIVPSLVERAALSALVISRIANGELH
- a CDS encoding malate synthase G, producing the protein MTDHVSRAGVSIDAKLATFLESEVLTPLGRDVDAFWQGFATLLEIFAPRNEALLLKREDLQATIDSWHKEHAGQPHNPAEYKAFLERIGYLVPEPGDFTIGTENVDAEIATMAGPQLVVPVLNARFLLNAANARWGSLYDAFYGTDALDAPPARPGGYDEERGAAVIKSGREFLDEALPLVDQSWADLADENDGKLQDESQYVGKTEKGLLFVNNGLHIEVEFDREHPVGKTDKAGIADIICESALTTICDCEDSVAAVDAEDKLLAYTNWLGVIRGDLQESFEKGGTTLTRKLAGDKAYTDREGNAQSLAGRSLLFVRNVGHLMTNPAIILPNGREVPEGIMDAVFTSAIGTLDVEGHAKYGNSKHGSIYIVKPKMHGPEECAFTNDLFDAVEDLLGLKRHTIKVGVMDEERRTSANLGACIEAVKDRVVFINTGFLDRTGDEIHTSMQAGPMIRKAEMKTSKWLTAYEKRNVAIGLKHGLSGRAQIGKGMWPAPDLMKQMMVEKIGHLKAGANTAWVPSPTAATLHALHYHQCDIFAEQPNVTEVPPLDDLLAIPLAEGTNWSEDELREELDNNAQGLLGYVVRWIDQGVGCSKVPDINDVGLMEDRATLRISSQHMANWLHHGVVTKDQVMDSLRRMAAKVDAQNAGDPLYTPLVGNEDGEAFRAACDLVFKGVEQPSGYTEPLLHQWRLEKKAG
- a CDS encoding arginine N-succinyltransferase, yielding MTFRLRAARADDLEPLYEMAKLTGGGFTNLPPDRAALGAKLDRASEAFARDEDEIADEQFVLVLENAQTGAIRGTCQLMTQVGQQWPFYSYRLNTLTQYSQELDRTVRAELLSLVTDLEGSSEVGGLFLHPNERAGGLGLLLARSRYLFIAMHRARFAERTLAELRGIIDERGGSPFWDGVAGRFFGMGFAEADYFNAINGNQFIADLMPKHPVYVAMLNDDARNVIGVPHPTGRAAMRMLENEGLRYEGYVDIFDGGPTMIARTDDIKSVKESEQRQIADINLPEGERAILATGKLSNFRACYGARALNEDGTISIDAQAADVLDVKAGDKVWSVAR
- a CDS encoding PilZ domain-containing protein, whose amino-acid sequence is MSFLESRQQAAATERRRSARFTIDIPAILRTVTGDRPCRMANISDNGAKLEADNVPKEGVTGWLVLGDEEIFCKVIWTSDTACGIQFERCLGANRLMAIAGSRVKQAGPVANAGNIQMGRKRSGLLVSAHPSGSGIISRRQVASSSSA